A single window of Apium graveolens cultivar Ventura unplaced genomic scaffold, ASM990537v1 ctg4279, whole genome shotgun sequence DNA harbors:
- the LOC141701650 gene encoding uncharacterized protein LOC141701650, whose amino-acid sequence MLKLAVELGQFDLEYFPRTTIKGQALADFMLEFDSEVDDKAIVLEEPSSQGNSLVKMREDFPHPWWILHVDGSVNNNGAGAGIIFVTSEGHHLMSAIHFKFYVTNNDAEYEELINGMQIALEVGVVNLIAQSDSELIVNQVNGGFYARGPRMELYMRCVQRLHRKFGNAKLEGVPREENSNADALAKTGSQMDSVLLGQIPLGIQEIPSIPEVSVFQMQKIPQETWMTPIHTYIQAGTLLEDKLQARRLRYQAAKYIEYDGVLYMRGFNQPLLRCVDLEEGNYIFREIHEGICGNHSGGGLLALKALRQGYYWPTMKEDAFKFVKACDRCQ is encoded by the coding sequence ATGCTAAAATTGGCAGTGGAATTGGGGCAATTCGATTTGGAATATTTCCCTCGCACGACCATCAAGGGACAAGCGTTGGCTGACTTCATGCTCGAGTTCGATTCTGAGGTAGACGATAAGGCTATAGTGTTGGAAGAACCTTCCTCACAGGGAAATTCTCTTGTCAAAATGAGAGAAGACTTCCCACACCCTTGGTGGATCTTGCACGTTGATGGGTCCGTAAATAATAATGGAGCAGGAGCCGGGATTATTTTTGTTACCTCGGAAGGACATCATTTGATGAGTGCCATTCACTTCAAGTTTTATGTCACCAACAACGATGCTGAGTATGAAGAATTAATCAATGGCATGCAGATAGCTTTGGAAGTGGGGGTAGTGAATTTGATAGCTCAGAGTGACTCAGAGTTAATAGTAAATCAAGTCAATGGGGGGTTCTATGCCCGAGGACCTCGAATGGAATTGTATATGAGATGTGTGCAGCGTCTGCATAGAAAGTTTGGAAATGCCAAGTTGGAGGGCGTTCCAAGAGAAGAAAATAGCAATGCGGATGCCTTGGCAAAGACGGGTTCACAAATGGACAGCGTTCTGCTAGGGCAAATTCCTTTAGGAATTCAAGAAATTCCAAGTATTCCAGAAGTAAGTGTGTTTCAGATGCAAAAAATCCCACAAGAAACTTGGATGACCCCTATTCATACCTATATCCAGGCAGGGACTTTGCTGGAGGACAAGCTACAGGCTCGACGCCTTCGTTATCAGGCTGCGAAGTACATTGAGTATGATGGAGTGCTATACATGAGAGGGTTTAATCAACCGCTTTTGCGATGTGTAGATCTggaagaaggaaattatattTTTAGAGAGATACATGAAGGAATCTGTGGCAATCACTCTGGGGGAGGTTTGTTGGCATTAAAAGCCCTTAGACAAGGGTATTATTGGCCAACTATGAAAGAAGACGCTTTCAAGTTTGTTAAGGCGTGTGATCGTTGCCAATGA